Sequence from the Salvelinus alpinus chromosome 35, SLU_Salpinus.1, whole genome shotgun sequence genome:
ATTGCTTCAAAGGGCGTTTTGGACAGGATGTGGAGAAACAGGACCAAAAGCTGTTAAAACCAAGATGGGATACCCCCAAAAACAAGGTGACGGAAGTTTTGATGGAAGTCATCAATTTAGCAATAACTTACTTTGTTAAATCACACAGTCATTAACCCTcttctttctttatttctttatttctttctttctctcacacaaacaacacacaggtGCCCACAGACCGGACCATGATGGTGGGCGGCAGGCAAGGTGGGGGCGGTAAAGGTTCCAAACGTTCAGGAGGTACCCTGAGAAAACGGCGCCAGCGCTACGTGGAGAAGGACGGCAAGTGCAACGTGCATCACGGCAACGTGCGCGAGAAATACCGCTACATGACAGACATCTTCACTACCCTGGTGGACCTGAAGTGGCGCTTTAACCTGCTGGTGTTCACCCTGGTCTACACAACCACCTGGGTGTTCTTCGGTCTCATCTGGTGGCTCATCGCCTACATCCGCGGAGACCTGGACCACACCGATGACGGAGACTGGATCCCCTGCGTCAACAACCTCAACGGCTTCGTCTCCGCCTTTCTCTTCTCCATCGAGACGGAGACCACCATTGGCTACGGCTACCGGGTCATCACTGATAAATGCCCAGAGGGGATTCTCCTGCTTTTAGTCCAGGCCATCCTGGGCTCCATCGTCAATGCCTTCATGGTGGGATGCATGTTCGTCAAGATCTCCCAGCCCAAGAAGCGAGCCGAGACACTCATGTTCTCCCACAAGGCGGTGATCTCTGTGAGGGACAGCAAGCTGTGTTTAATGTTCAGAGTAGGAGACCTGAGGAACTCACACATCGTGGAGGCCTCCATCCGGGCCAAGCTGATCCACTCCAAGCAGACCAAGGAAGGGGAGTTTATCCCTCTCAATCAGACGGATATCAATGTGGGCTTCGATACGGGGGACGACAGGCTCTTCCTGGTGTCGCCACTCATCATCTGTCACGAGTTCAACGAGTGCAGTCCCTTCTGGGAGATCTCACAGGAACAGCTGGAGCGAGAGGAGTTTGAGGTAGTGGTCATCCTGGAGGGCATGGTGGAAGCCACAGGTGGGTTCTTCTAATTTAAGGTCAGATTTGCATTTCCTGCCTAATGATGAAGATTCATTCTGGtggagggtaagctgatcctagatctgtgccaacAAACTTCTACCTGGAGAGATTTTTAATGTAATCATAATGATGTAGAAAAGTattattaaaataacattaataacACTATAATTACAGTTAATTTAACGTATAATATGAGAATCAAATGCAAGTTTGTGTGACCCTGTTTATAAGCATTCATTCACTTGGTGGGATAAAGAGGATGCAGTCGACAGGAATCACTTGAGACTTGCAGGGTATCACCAATTAACGTTGGCTGTGAATGCACTTGACAAGGACTGCA
This genomic interval carries:
- the LOC139563992 gene encoding G protein-activated inward rectifier potassium channel 4-like; this encodes MNCFKGRFGQDVEKQDQKLLKPRWDTPKNKVPTDRTMMVGGRQGGGGKGSKRSGGTLRKRRQRYVEKDGKCNVHHGNVREKYRYMTDIFTTLVDLKWRFNLLVFTLVYTTTWVFFGLIWWLIAYIRGDLDHTDDGDWIPCVNNLNGFVSAFLFSIETETTIGYGYRVITDKCPEGILLLLVQAILGSIVNAFMVGCMFVKISQPKKRAETLMFSHKAVISVRDSKLCLMFRVGDLRNSHIVEASIRAKLIHSKQTKEGEFIPLNQTDINVGFDTGDDRLFLVSPLIICHEFNECSPFWEISQEQLEREEFEVVVILEGMVEATGMTCQARSSYLDSEVMWGERFTPVLSLEEGFYEVDYESFHHTYPTPTPTSSARELAELAKKGEAIPLPPQSPPPVLEPPPPHPEKEEDRGEEEVEAIGDGEGDNVSNGDANRMDDGHE